CTCGACAACCTCGCGTTCACGCCGGAGGAACTCGCCGAGATCGACCGCTACGCCACCGAGTCGGGCATCAACCTCTGGGCGGCCTCCAGCGCGCACTGACCGCGCCGTTCCCCGTCCTCACCGGCCACCGCCACGGGCTCGGCCCGTGGCGGTGGCCGCTTCAGTTCGCGGCGAACTGAGCCTTCGGCCCCGCTCCCTTTTCGTGAATTAAGTCAATTGCTTGACTTAGATTCGGGATAGCGCTTCACTGTCAGTACACCTTGCCATTACGGAGAGGATCGGCATAGTGGCTGACAGTGAATCCGTCCTGGACTACCCGATACCGAATCCCACGGCACTCGAACCGCCCCCCGAGTGGGCGCGGTTGCGCAGAGAATGTCCCGTCGCCAAGATCCGACTGCCGAGCGGAGACGAAGCCACCCTCCTGACGCGATACGCCGACGTGAAACAGGTACTGGCGGATCCACGGTTCACCCGGCAACTCGATACGCGGGCCGGCGCCGCGCGCGTCGCGGCGAACGAATCGGGCGGGGTGTTCAACAGCTCGATGGCCTCGGTCATCCCCCAGGCCGGGCCGGGTCACCGGCGCTGGCGCACCAAGGTCGGCCGCTGGTTCACCGCCAAGCGGATGGCCGCGTTGCGCCCCCGCATCTCGGCGATGGCCGAGCAACTCATCGACGAGATGGTGGAGCGAGGACACCCCGCCGACCTCAGGGCCGCCTTGGGCTTCCCGCTTCCGGTGTGGGTGATCTGCGATCTCCTCGGCGTGCCCAACTCCGACCGCGATCGCTTCTCCTACTGGTCCGACACCCTGCTGAACCTCACGAAGTACGACCAGGCCGAGATCGACGCCGCGCAGGCCGCGTTCGTCGAGTACATGAGCGCGCACGTGGCCGCTCGGCGTGCCGAACCCGGTGACGACCTGCTGAGTTCGCTCATCACCGAGGACGCCGAGGACCCGATGTCCGACGAGGAACTCATCACCACCGGTCTCGGTCTCCTCGTCGCGGGTCACGAGACCACGGCGAACATGATCGGCAAGATGGTCGGCATGCTGCTGTCCGACCGGAGCCGCTGGGAGCAGTTGCTCGAAAACCCCTCCCTCGTGCGCACTGCCGTGGAGGAATCGCTGCGGTTCGACGCCAATCCGGGCGTCGGGCTTCCCCGCTTCATCAGCGAGGACATCGAACTCTCCGACACCGTCGTGCCGGGCGGCACCACGGTGATGTGCAGCATGGGCGCCGCCAACCGGGACGAGAACGCGTTCGACCACGCCGACGAGATGGATCTCTCCCGCAGTCCCAACCCGCATCTGGCGTTCGGCTCCGGCGCGCACTCGTGCCTCGGTCAGGCGCTCGCCAGGACGGAGTTGCAGACCGTCCTCGACGTGCTGTTGCGTCGCCTGCCCACACTGGAGCTCGCCGTCGACGCCTCCGAGCTCGAACGTGTCGAAGGACTTGTGGTGGGAGGGTTGGCCACGCTGCCCGTGCGTTGGTGATGATGCCTGCATGGCAGTGAGGACGATCAGGAGCACGCGGGCCGTCGCCACCCGCAACCGCATCCTGGACACCGCGGAACGACTATTTGCCGAGTACGGTGTCACGGCGGTGTCCAACCGGCAGATCAGCGAGGCGGCAGGCCAGGGCAACAACACGGCGGTCGGGTACCACTTCGGAACGAAAGTGGACCTCGTGCGCGCCATCGTGCGCAGGCACAACGAGGACGTCGAACGACGGCGTCTGGAGATGGTGGAGCGGGCGGCCGACTCGCTCGACCCGCGCGACTGGGTGGCGTGTCTCGTCCACCCGATCGCCGATCACCTCGCCGAATCGGGCAGCCCGACATGGTTCGCGCGGTTCGGTGCCCAGGTGACGACCGACCCCGTGCTCCGGGAGATCATGTACGAGGAGTCGTTGAGCTCCCCCTCACTGGTGCGCACCCTCGACGGGCTCCAGCGCTGCCTTCCCGAGCTACCGACCGAGGTGAAGCTTGAACGCGGCGCGATGACCCGTCAGTTGATCGTGCACATGTTCGCCGAACGAGAGCGTGCTCTCGCCGAGCTGACCGCCACCCCACGCGCCAGTTGGCACGACGCCGCCTCCGGGTTGGTCGACGCCATCGTGGGGTTGTGGTCGGCTCCCGTCACGCCCCGAAACGGACCGGAACCCACGTAACCGGAGGACCGCATGAAGATCAGTGTCGACGAGGACAAGTGCTGTGGCGCGGGACAGTGCGTGCTACTCGCACCGGAGGTGTTCGACCAACGCGAGGACGACGGAATCGTCGTGCTCCTCGACCCCGCACCCGGTGAGGAACTCCACGCCGCGGCCCGCGAGGCCGCCAGCGTCTGCCCCGCCGCCGCGATCACCGTGAGCGAGGAATGAGCGCCCTCTCCAGCGTCCTGGTGATCGGCGCGTCGGCCGCGGGGCTGTCGACGGCCGACGCGCTACGACGGCAGGGCTTCCGGGGAAAACTCACCCTGGTGGGAGCCGAACCCCATCTCCCCTACGACCGGCCACCACTGTCGAAACAGGTCCTGGCCGGAACGTGGGAGCCCGACCGGACCAGGCTGCGAAGCGAAACAGCACTGTCCGCATTGGACGCGGAATTCCTGCTCGGTGATCCGGCCGTCGCCCTCGACGTCACCGACCGCGTCGTGCACACCGCCTCCGGCCGGGCACTGCGGGCCGACGCGCTCGTGATCGCCACGGGCGCCGAACCACGCCGGTTGCCGGGCGGGGACGACCTCGCCGGGGTACACGTGTTGCGCACCCTCGACGACGCTCTCACGCTGCGGGCCTCGCTGACCCCCTCCCGCAGGGTCGTCGTGGTGGGCGAGGGCGTGCTCGGAGCCGAAGTCTGCGCGACCGCCCGGACCCTCGGCGCGACCGTCACCATGGTCGGTCCCCAGCCCGCCCCGCTGGCGAGTCAGCTCGGCCCCTTGGTGTCCGGGCTCCTGGCCGACCTGCACGTCCGGCACGGGGTCGAGCTGGCCCTCGGGCACGCCGTCGACGGGCTCGTCGGCGAGGAAGGCCGGGTCACGGGTGTGCGGCTGGACGACGGTCGGGTGCTGCCCGCCGACGTCGTCGTCGTGGCCGTCGGAGCGACACCGGCGACCGCGTGGCTTCGGGACAGTGGCCTCGCGATCGACGACGGCGTGGTGTGTGACTCCCGCTGCCGGGCGGCGGAGGGCGTCTACGCCGTCGGCGACGTCGCCCGCTGGCGGCACCCCGCTCTCGACACTCCCCTTCGGCTGGAGAACCGCACCAACGCCACCGAACAGGCACAGGTGGTGGCCGCGAATCTCCTCGGGGAGGACCGCGGGTACGCGCCCGTTCCCTACTACTGGACCGACCAGTTCGACACCAAGATCCAGGTGTTCGGTCTGCCCTCGGCGACAGACGAGGCCACGGTGGTGGACGGTGATCCGGCGGACCGGCGATTCGTGGTCCGCTGCACGAGAGCGGGCACCGTCACCGGCGTCATCGGTTGGAGGATGCCCAAACAGACCCGGCTGCGGCGCGCCGAGGTCGCCGACGCGCTCTCCGCGGCCGCCCTGCGATCGGTCTGAACGACTTTCCACGGGAGATCTCGAATGACAAGCACCGCCTCGCAGACCCGCGAGGACACCGCGATTCCCGAATACCCCATGCCCCGCGCCGCGGGCTGTCCGTTCGACCCGCCGCCGCTTCTGAAGGAGCTCCAGCAGCGCACTCCCCTGACGAAGGTACGGCTGCGGGACGGCCGCACGGCGTGGCTCGTGACGCGCTACGCCGACCAGCGCAAGTTGCTGGCCGACCCGCGCATGAGCTCCGACGCCACCAACCCCGGCTACCCGCGACCGGCGGCACGCGTCGCAGGGGGAGGCTCGTCGGTCAGCTTCATCCTCATGGACGACCCGGAGCACGCGCGGCTGCGGCGCATGGTCACGGCGCCGTTCACGGTGCGCAGAGTGCGGGCGATGCGCCCCCGGATCCAGGCCATCGTGGACGGTTTGATCGACGACCTGCTCGCCGGGCCGAAGCCGGTCGACCTCGTCGAGGCGTTCGCGCTCCCGGTGCCGTCACTGGTGATCTGCGAACTGCTCGGTGTTCCCTACTCCGACCACGACTTCTTCCAGCAGCGCAGTAAGGTGGTCATCAAACTGGGCACCGCGCAACGGGAACGGATGGCCGCGCTCGGCGAGCTCGCCGACTACCTCGACGGGCTGATGGGTGACAAGCTCGCCGACCCCGCCGACGACCTGCTGTCGGGCCTCGCCGAACGCGTGCGTGCCGGGGAGTTGACCCGGCAGGAGGCCGCGCGGATGGGCGTGTTGTTGCTCATCGCGGGGCACGAGACGACCGCGAACATGATCGCGCTGGGCACGGCGGTCCTGTTGCAGCACCCCGATCAGCTCGCGTTGCTGCGCGACACCGACGATCCCGCCGTCGTCGACTCGGCCGTGGAGGAGTTGCTGCGCTACCTCCACATCACGCACAACGGCAGGCGGCGGGTCGCGCTCGCCGACATCGAGTTCGCGGGGCAGGTCATTCGCGCGGGAGACGGGGTCATCTTCCCCAACGACATCGGCAACCGTGACCCGGAGGCCTTCCCCGACCCCGACCGGCTCGATCTTCGCCGGGACGCGCGTCACCATGTGGCGTTCGGGTTCGGGGTACACCAATGCCTCGGCCAGTCACTCGCGCGGCAGGAGTTGAGCGTCGTCTACGGCACTCTCTACCGGCGTGTTCCGACCCTGCGGCTCGCCACGGAGCTGGATCGGATTCCGTTCAAACACGACGGTTTGGTGTACGGCGTGTACGAGCTGCCGGTGACCTGGTGACCCACGAGAGGACAGACATGAAGATCACCGTTGACCAGGACAAGTGCGTCGCTTCCGGACAGTGCGTCGTCGCCGCGGAGCGGGTGTTCGACCAGCGCGAGGAGGACGGCGTCGTGGTGCTGCTCGATGCCGAGCCACCGGCAGAACGGGCCGAGGACGTCCGGCGGGCCGCGTCGATGTGCCCCGCGCTGGCCATCCACGTCCGGGGGTGAGGTCTAGCGCAGTGCCGTTCCTCGGGAGGAGCCGATCAGGTCCAGCTCCGCCCGAGTGGGCAGTCCCTCCCAGTCGCCACGGGTGGCGACGGCGAAGGCTCCGCACGCGGTGCCGCGGGCGAGTCGTTCCGCGAGGTCGAGCCCGTCGAGCCAACCGGAAAGGTAGCCCGCCGTGAAGGCGTCTCCCGCCCCCACGGAGTCCACGACGGACACCTCGTGGGCGGGAGCGTGCCACGTACCGTCCGGGGTGGTGACCGACGCGCCCTCGGCGCCGCGTTTGGTGACCACCTCGGCCACCCCGTGCCGCAGCAGGTCGCTCACTCCGCCGACGAGCGCGAGTTCGTCGGGCGAACCGACCACCACGGTGGCGCGGCGTGCCAGCGGGGTGAGCACGCGGGCGGCGTCCTCGGCCGACCACAGTCGCGACCGGAAGTTGACGTCGAAGGAGATCGCCGAGCCGATCTCGGCGGCGCGGTCGCACGCCGCCACCACGGCCTCCCACGCCGTGGTGCTCAACGCCGGGGTGATGCCGCTGAGGTGCACCAGTCGAGTGCCGCCGTCCAAAGCGGACACCACGTCGTCGGGCCCGAGCCGCGACCCGGCCGAGCCGGCGCGGTAGTACTGGACCCGCGTCACGTCGGGAAGCCGCTGTTCGAACAGCACGAGCCCCGTCGGCGCGTCGTCCTCCCGCACCGTGGACGTGTCCACCTCCTCGGCACGCAAGGTACGCACCACGAGCGCGCCCGGCTCGTCCCGGCCCACGCGTCCGGCCCAGCGGACCCGGTGCCCGAGCCGGGACAGTCCCACCGCGACGGTGGATTCGGCACCGGCGACGGACACGCGCGCCGTCGTGCCGAGGCGAAGCAGTCCGTCGGCCCGCATCGCCACCATCGTCTCGCCCAGTGTCACGACGTCCATCACGCCGCACCCCCTCGCCGTGCGGCGGCGACGAACGCCGTGGCGCGTTCCCGCAGTGCCGCGATGTCACCGCCGTGCGGGGCGTCGCCGGTGAGCGGGCTGCCCACACCGACGGCCAGCGCGCCCGCCTCCAGGTAACGCGGCACGTCGGCCAGGCCCACGCCGCCGACCGGGACCAGGGCGGCGTCCGGGAAGGGGTCACGCAGCGCCGCGACATACGCCGGGCCGAGGGTGGCGGCGGGAAAGACCTTCACCGCGGTGGCCCCGGCCTCGCGGGCGGCGACGATCTCGGTCGGTGTCATGGCGCCGGCCAGCACCGGCAGGCCGAGCTCCACGGCCGTGGTCACCCCGCCGCCGAGGGCGGGCGTGACGGCGAACGTGGCTCCGGCGTCGCGGGCACGGCGGGCGTCGTCGGCCGTGACCACGGTTCCCGCTCCCACGCGCACGTCGTCGCCGAGCTCGGCGACCACGCGGTTCAGGACGGTGAGCGCGTCCGTCGACGTCAGCGACACCTCCACGAGCGTGACTCCCGCCTCCGCCAGGACCTCCGCCGTGCGGACGCAGGCGTCGGGGTCGCTGCCGCGGATGATGGCCAGCAGTCGTCGCGCCGCGAGCGCCTCACGCAGGTTCATCGTTCCTCCTCCGTCGAAGCCCGGTCGTCGGACACCACTCCGGCCACGTCCTCGGCGGCCTCGGCCAGCAGCACGCGCATGGCGGCCTCGGCCGCCTCGGGGTCCCGACGCCGGACCGCGTCGACCACGGCCGCGTGGCGGGGCACGGGGTCCGTGGCGCGCGCCTCGTGCACGAGCGCGTCCCGGAGCGACAACGTGGGTTCGACGAGGGAATCGAGGGCGGCCACGAGTTCGTTGTGGGTGGCGCGCAGGAGCGCCCGGTGCCAGCGCAGGTCCGCCGCGGCGGCGGCCTCTGCGTCCCCGTGGCCGGCGGCGGTCATGTCCTCCAACGCCGCGTCCAACTCGGTCAGGTCGGCCTCGTCGCGGCGGCGGGCGGCCAGTGCCGCCACCGCCGGTTCCACCATTCCGCGCAGCTCGCCGAGGTCCCGGAGCAGTCTCGCGGTCTCGCCCGCCGAGGCCCGCCAGCGGATCACGTCGGGGTCGAGCAGGTTCCAGTGCGCCCGACCGCGGACGACCGTGCCGCGCTTCTGTCTTGCCTCGACCAACCCTTTCGCGGCGAGCACTCGCAGCGACTCCCGCAACGCGGTCATGCTCACGTCGAGTTCCCGGCCGAGTGCCGCGAGGTCGAGCACCGAGCCCCGGGGCAGTGCCCCGGACACGATGCGTGCGCCGAGTGTCGCGACCGTCTGCCCGTGGACGCCCCGTCCGCCGTACGTCGTCACGGCGCGAAGTCTCTCCGGCGGGAGCAGCGCTGTCAAGATTAATTATTAATTAATGAGTATTTGACTCAGGCTAGCAGTGCCACCGCCATGAAGATCACGGGAAGGCTCAGCAGGGTGCTGACGGCCACGGCGTCGCGGGCCAGCGTGACCCCGTGGCCGAACCGCACGGCGTAGCCGAACACGTTCTGCGCCGCGGGGAGCGCGGCACAGACCACCACGGCCATCAGCTCCGTGCCGGACAACCCCAGCAGCAGCCCGAATCCCAACCCCAGCAGTGGGTGGATCACGTTCTTCAGCAGCACGATCACCACCAGCGGCACCCTGACGTCCGGGTCCCGCCCCGGCCTGCTCGCCCCGGACAGGGAGATCCCGAACGCCAGCAGCATCGCGGGTACCGCCAGATCGGCCAGCAACTCCACCGGGGCCAGCACCACCTCCGGCACCGTCAGCCCGGACGCCGTCACGACCAGCCCCAACGCCGAGGCGATGGCCAGCGGATTGCGCAACGGTGCGAGAACCGTGCGACGCCACGTCGTCCGATGACCGTTCCGCCGCGCCGACACCACGTCGAGCACCGTGGTGAACACCGGGGTCAGGATCGCGAGCTGGAACAGCAGCACGGGCGCGACCACCGTGGCGTCGCCGAACACGTAGGCGGCCACCGGCAGCCCCAGATTGCCCGCGTTGACGTAGCCGCTGGCCATCGCGCCGATCGCCGTCTCCCCCGCCGGTCTCCGGCGGAGTCTGCCCACCGGCACGTACAGCAGGCAGGCCAGGGAGCTGGTCACGGCGGTCACGAGCAGGTTCGCCGAGAACACAGCCGTGACGTCCGCGCGGGAGAGTGTGGTGAATAGCAGCGCCGGGCTCGCGACGAAGAACGCGGTCCGGGAAAGCACCTCGGTGGCGGAGGGACCGAGCACACCGACTCGTCCGATGGCGTAGCCCACCAGCACCACGCAGGCGAGGACCAGGAACCCTTCGACCACGCCGATCATGTGGCAGTCACGGCTCACCACCGTAGAGCTGTGATCTCCGCCAAACCGGGGTGGGGCCGCCCGCCGTTACGGCGAGCGCGGCGCGGGGAAGCCTGCGGCCATGTCCGACGATCCCCCGAGGCCGGGCGAGCCTCTCACGGCGGTGCCCTGGCGACGTTGGCCCGAAGCGCTCCGCACACGTGGGCGGGAGGTGTTGGCGCACCTGAACGCGGGTCACCCGCAGAACGCGCTCGAAGTGATCGACGAGCTGCTGGCCGACCTGCTCGCGCGGCGCGACTCGCTCGCCGACAGCGCCAACCGGCACTTCGAGCCGTCCACCGACGACCGCAACCCCTGACGCGGGCGTCCACTCAGCCCGTCGCGCGGCGGGCGGCGATGCCGATCAGGAGGGCGCCCACCACGAGCGCGACGGCTCCTCCGGCCAGGGCGGTCCCCGCCACCCAGGGCAGCGCGGGTGCCGTCGCCCCCACCTCGGCCCGAACACTCACCCCCGGATGCCGGTCGGCGTTGAGGACCACCAGCACCCACTCCCCCTCGGACACCGGGGTGTCCAGCGTCACGGCTCGTGTGCCGCTCGCGGTGGCCGCCCAGATGTCGACGCTGTCGGGCGGGGCGGGCGGGGTGCCCGAACGGAATTGCAGCGTCGTGACGTCACGGCCGGTGATGTCACTGACGACGGCGTGCCCGGTGCCCCGCAAGTACTGCTCGGCCTCCTCGGCCGAGGTCATACCGAGGAACACCCGGACTCCGGGGACCGTCGGGGTGACGCGCACCCTGACGTCCCCCAGCTCGGAGGTCACCCAGTCGGCGGCACCGGGTCCGAGCGAGAGCGGCTCGGACGACAGGGCGAAGGTGTCGGTCCGCAGCGTGGCCTCCGCGGTGACGTATCCGTCGTCGTCCCGTTGGGTGCGGTCCGCCCAGAGAGCCAGGGAGCCCGCGGCGAGCAGTCCCAGCGCCCCGAGCGCGAACAGCGCTCCCACCACGACCGGCACGATCCGGCCCACGGTCCAGCCACCCGGTCGCCGGCCTCCCTCGGTGGGCTCGGTGGGTTCGGTGTCCTCCGGGACGAGGCCCTCGTCGGGCTCGGTGCCGCCCATGTCGAGCCGGAACGGCGGGTACTCGTCGGTCAGCAACCCGACGTAGGCGGCCACGCGCAGCACCCAGCGGTTCATGCCGAGCACGAAGTCGAACACCGGCTTCGGGTACGTGCCGGTGAACAACAGCACGATCGCCGCGATGAACACCAGGATGCCGATCAGGCCCACGCCGCCCCAGCCGGGGCCGCCGTCCCCCCACCGCCGCACCAGCCATGCCCCGCCGCCGAGGAACAGCCCGATCACTAGGTAGTGCGGCACCGCCAGCAACCACTTGACGAGGACGAGGCCGCGGTGCAGGCGTGGTGGGTAGTCGATCCGCAGCCGCGCGGGGTAGTCCGGGACGTCGGCCAAGGTGAACGGCGGGTACCGATCGGTGCCCAGGGCGGAGTAGGCGTAGTAGTGCACGCGCCAGTTCCAGCGGAGCACCCCGACGTTGAAGTCGAAGATCGCCCGTGGATAGCGGCCGGTCACCAGGATGGCCACGAACGCGACCACGGTCAGGACCACGAACGCGAGCCACAGCAGCGCGAGGATGAGGAAGTGCGGCACCGCGAGTAACCACTTGACCAGCCACAACCACCGCGACAACGGGGTGTCGAGTCGCGCCTGTACCCACACCGGTCGTAGTTGTGGCGCCATCGGAGGGTCCTCCCGCCGGTTACGACCCGGTCTCACGCGTCCTTCGGCCGCGCTTCTCCAAGCATGGTTCCCGTGGGGTGGCCCGGACATGGGCCCTCGACCCTCGCCTCGGGGTCTTAGGTCCCACAGTCGACTCGCCCCGCCCGCTGCGGGACGATCAGCGGGACACGCCACCTACCCGAGGGAGTCTCATGAACGAATGGGGACTGCAAGGTCGCAGCGTGATCGTGACCGGCGCCGGATCGGGCATCGGGAGGGCCACTGCGCGCCGCTTCGCCGTGCTGGGCGCCCGCGTGCTGGTCAACGACCTGCACGAGAAGGCCGCCGCCGACACGGTCGACGAGTTGGTGGACACCGGAGCCGAGGCCGTCGCCGTCGCGGGCGACGTGAGTTCCCGGAACGTGGTCACCGAGCTCGCGCGGACGGCGGTCGACCGGTTCGGCGCGATCGACGTGCTCGTCAACAACGCGGGCGTCACCGACAACTTCTCCGCCGTCGCCGACGTGACCGACGACGAGTGGGAACGCCTACTGCGGATCAACCTCACCGCGCCGTTTTTGATGGCCAGGGAAGTGCTGCCGTACATGCTCAAGGCCGGCCGAGGCGCCATCGTCAACGTCACCTCGCAGGCCGGGCTCCGGGGGAGCGCCGCGGGCGCCGCCTACACCGCCTCGAAGCACGGGCTCGTCGGGCTCACCAAGTCGCTAGCGGTGACGTACCGCGACAAGGGCATCCGGTGCAACGCCGTCGCGCCGGGAGGCACGGCCACCTCCATCTCGGTGCAGCCGGACCCGAAGGCGTTGGGCCCGACGGCGATCATGCGCCACCTGGGCAACATGGGTCGCATCGCGGAGGCCTCCGAGCAGGCGGCCGTCATCACCTTCCTGGCCTCCGACCTCGCGAGCGACGTCAACGGCGTCGTCCTTCCCGTGGACGACGGCTGGTCGGCGGTGTGACTCGTCGACTCCTACTCGACGACCATGCGGACGGGCGTGCCGCGCTCGATCGTGCGGCTCACGGTGCAGAGCTTGTCGTGCGACAAGGTCACCGTGCGGGGCAGGATCGCGCGAGCGGCGTCGCCTCGCTCCCCCTCGGGGAACCTCACCGTGAACGTGACGGTGAGGTTCTCCATCCGGTTGCCGGACTCGTTGTCCGACACCTTGTCGCCACTCACGGTCACGGTGAACTCATCGGGTTCGGTGCGCCTGCTGGTGGCCACGTCGGTGTCGATCGCGGTGCAGCCGCCGATCGCGGCGAGCAACAGCTCCACCGGGCTGAACTCGTCATCGGCGGTGCCGAACCGCAGGCTGGCACCCCGCTCGTTGTAGGCGACGTAGCGCCCCTCGGCCTCGCGTTCGACGCGCACGGACCTGTGAGATGTCGTCATGGCGTCGAACCTACCGCCACGATCACCCGTCAGGGCCTGGGGATGTTGCGGAGGTTGGACCGGGCGAGCTGGATCATGCGCCCCACCCCGCCCTGCAGCACCATCTTGCTGGTCGCCAGGGCGAAACCGGTGAGCTGTTGGCCGGTAATGCGGGGCGGGATGGACAGCGCGTTGGGATCGGTGACCACGTCCAGCAACGCGGGCCCGTTGTGGTCGAGGATCTCGCGAAGTCCCCTGCGCACGTCCTTGGGGTCCTCGATCCGCACGCCGTGCACCCCGGCCGCTCGGGCGATCGCCGCGTAGTCGGTGTCGGGGTAGGTGGTGGCGTGCGGGGGCAGGCCCGCCACGAGCATCTCCAGGTCGACCATGCTCAGCGACGAGTTGTTGAACAGGACGATCTTCACCGGAAGTCCGTAGTGGACGATGGTGAGGATGTCACCCATGAGCATGGAGAACCCGCCGTCGCCCGCCATGGCGATCACCTGCCGCGAGGTGTCGGGAAGTTGGGCTCCGATGGCCTGCGGCATGGCGTTCGCCATCGAACCGTGCGTGTACGAACCGATCATCCGACGGCGTCCGTTGGGGCTGAGGTAGCGGGCGGCCCAGACGTTGCACATGCCGGTGTCCACCGTGAACACCGCGTCGTCGGAGGCCTCCTCGTCCAGGATGGAGGCGACGTACTCGGGATGGATCGGTTTGTGTCGCTCCACGTCGGTGGTGTAGGCGGAGACGACGTTCTCCAGCATGTCGGCGTGCTTGCGCAGCATCCGGTCGAGGAACCGACGATCGGTCTTGCGAGCCACGCGCGGCGTGAGCGACCGCAGCGTCTCCTTCACGTCGCCGCACACGCCGTGGTCGAGCCGGGAGCGTCTGCCGAGCGCCTCCGGCCGGGTGTCGACCTGTGCGATCCGCACGTCGTCGGGCAAGAACGGCCGGTACGGGAAGTCGGTTCCGAGCAGGATCAGAAGGTCGCACTCGTGCATCGCCTCGTAGGCGGCCCCGTAGCCGAGCAGGCCCGACATTCCCACGTCGAACGGGTTGTCGTACTGGATCCACTCCTTGCCGCGCAACGCGTGCCCGACCGGGGCGAGCACCTTGCCGGCGAACTCCATCACCTCGTCGTGGGCGTCGGCGACGCCGCGGCCGCAGAACAGCGTCACCCGCTGCGCCTCGTCGACCATCTGGGCGAGGCGGTCGAGTTCCTCCTCCCCCGGCCGTACGGTCGGCCCCCCGAAGGGGATCGCCATCTCGGTTCGACGACGTGGGAGGTCCTGCCCCGCGACGTCGCCGGGGACCACGAGCACCGACACGCCGCCTCGGCCGATCGCGGTCTGGATGGCGATCCGGGCGACCTGCGGCATCTGGTCGGGCGTCGAGATCATCTCGGAGTAGTAGCTGCACTCCTCGAACAACCGGTCGGGGTGGGTCTCCTGGAAGTACGACGTGCCGATGTCCTCGCTCGGGATGTGGGCGGCGATCGCCACCACGGGGGCCGAGCTGCGGTGCGCGTCGTACAGCCCGTTGATCAGGTGGAGGTTGCCGGGACCGCAACTGCCCGCGCACGCGGTGAGCCTGCCGGTGATCTGGGCCTCGGCTCCCGCGGCGAACGCGGCGACCTCCTCGTGCCGCACCTGCACCCACTCGATCTTGGGGTTTCGCCGAACGGCGTCGGTGACCGGGTTGAGACTGTCGCCCACGACGCCGTAGACGCGCTGCACCCCGGCCTGCACCAGCATGTCCACCAGTTGCTCGGCCACCGTCTGGTTGGCCATGCGCACTCCCCTCTCGGCCGACACCCGTTCCGCCGGTAAGTAGCCCCTTCCTCCGGACGTGAAACGTGGAAACCGAACAACGCCGCCGTCGGCTCACCCCGGCGGCGTCACCTGTTGAGCCGATTGTGCGCGAACAAAAACAGTCAGTAATGTCGGATCGGAGGATCGGATTACCACGCGTACAGGGGTGAGCCGTGCGGATTTCCGATGTCCTGAAAGCACTGAGAACTCCGGGAATTCTGACGGTTCACCCCGTCTCCCCGCTCGAGGAAGAATTTCCCCGGAACGGAACCGGGAAAAGCAAGGCACGCGCCCCGCAAGACTTCAGCTCGGAAACCTGCGTGTCTCCCGTGGAGATCCTCCACGAACTGAGTGTGGCCACGAGCTTCTTCACCCGAACCCCGTTCGCCGACGCGGAACAGCTCTGGAGAAATCTGCGCCATTGCGGAATGCT
The window above is part of the Saccharomonospora glauca K62 genome. Proteins encoded here:
- a CDS encoding OsmC family protein; translated protein: MTTSHRSVRVEREAEGRYVAYNERGASLRFGTADDEFSPVELLLAAIGGCTAIDTDVATSRRTEPDEFTVTVSGDKVSDNESGNRMENLTVTFTVRFPEGERGDAARAILPRTVTLSHDKLCTVSRTIERGTPVRMVVE
- a CDS encoding SDR family NAD(P)-dependent oxidoreductase, with amino-acid sequence MNEWGLQGRSVIVTGAGSGIGRATARRFAVLGARVLVNDLHEKAAADTVDELVDTGAEAVAVAGDVSSRNVVTELARTAVDRFGAIDVLVNNAGVTDNFSAVADVTDDEWERLLRINLTAPFLMAREVLPYMLKAGRGAIVNVTSQAGLRGSAAGAAYTASKHGLVGLTKSLAVTYRDKGIRCNAVAPGGTATSISVQPDPKALGPTAIMRHLGNMGRIAEASEQAAVITFLASDLASDVNGVVLPVDDGWSAV
- a CDS encoding AEC family transporter — translated: MIGVVEGFLVLACVVLVGYAIGRVGVLGPSATEVLSRTAFFVASPALLFTTLSRADVTAVFSANLLVTAVTSSLACLLYVPVGRLRRRPAGETAIGAMASGYVNAGNLGLPVAAYVFGDATVVAPVLLFQLAILTPVFTTVLDVVSARRNGHRTTWRRTVLAPLRNPLAIASALGLVVTASGLTVPEVVLAPVELLADLAVPAMLLAFGISLSGASRPGRDPDVRVPLVVIVLLKNVIHPLLGLGFGLLLGLSGTELMAVVVCAALPAAQNVFGYAVRFGHGVTLARDAVAVSTLLSLPVIFMAVALLA
- a CDS encoding DUF4389 domain-containing protein, which gives rise to MAPQLRPVWVQARLDTPLSRWLWLVKWLLAVPHFLILALLWLAFVVLTVVAFVAILVTGRYPRAIFDFNVGVLRWNWRVHYYAYSALGTDRYPPFTLADVPDYPARLRIDYPPRLHRGLVLVKWLLAVPHYLVIGLFLGGGAWLVRRWGDGGPGWGGVGLIGILVFIAAIVLLFTGTYPKPVFDFVLGMNRWVLRVAAYVGLLTDEYPPFRLDMGGTEPDEGLVPEDTEPTEPTEGGRRPGGWTVGRIVPVVVGALFALGALGLLAAGSLALWADRTQRDDDGYVTAEATLRTDTFALSSEPLSLGPGAADWVTSELGDVRVRVTPTVPGVRVFLGMTSAEEAEQYLRGTGHAVVSDITGRDVTTLQFRSGTPPAPPDSVDIWAATASGTRAVTLDTPVSEGEWVLVVLNADRHPGVSVRAEVGATAPALPWVAGTALAGGAVALVVGALLIGIAARRATG
- a CDS encoding FadR/GntR family transcriptional regulator, whose protein sequence is MTTYGGRGVHGQTVATLGARIVSGALPRGSVLDLAALGRELDVSMTALRESLRVLAAKGLVEARQKRGTVVRGRAHWNLLDPDVIRWRASAGETARLLRDLGELRGMVEPAVAALAARRRDEADLTELDAALEDMTAAGHGDAEAAAAADLRWHRALLRATHNELVAALDSLVEPTLSLRDALVHEARATDPVPRHAAVVDAVRRRDPEAAEAAMRVLLAEAAEDVAGVVSDDRASTEEER
- a CDS encoding bifunctional 4-hydroxy-2-oxoglutarate aldolase/2-dehydro-3-deoxy-phosphogluconate aldolase, whose protein sequence is MNLREALAARRLLAIIRGSDPDACVRTAEVLAEAGVTLVEVSLTSTDALTVLNRVVAELGDDVRVGAGTVVTADDARRARDAGATFAVTPALGGGVTTAVELGLPVLAGAMTPTEIVAAREAGATAVKVFPAATLGPAYVAALRDPFPDAALVPVGGVGLADVPRYLEAGALAVGVGSPLTGDAPHGGDIAALRERATAFVAAARRGGAA